A single window of Phyllostomus discolor isolate MPI-MPIP mPhyDis1 chromosome 13, mPhyDis1.pri.v3, whole genome shotgun sequence DNA harbors:
- the HAND1 gene encoding heart- and neural crest derivatives-expressed protein 1 isoform X2 codes for MNIVGGYAHHHHHHHHAHPAHPVLHDPFLFGPASRCHQERPYFQSWLLGPPDAAPDFPVAGPPSAAAVASASAAYGQDSSSGQSPGHLEALSGRLGRRKGSGPKKERKRTESINSAFAELRECIPNVPADTKLSKIKTLRLATSYIAYLMDVLAKDAQAGDPEAFKAEIKKVDGGRESKRKRELHHEGFPPALGPGEKRIKGRTGWPQQVWALELNQ; via the exons ATGAACATCGTGGGCGGCTAcgcacaccaccaccaccaccaccaccacgcgCACCCCGCGCACCCCGTGCTCCACGACCCGTTCCTCTTCGGTCCGGCCTCGCGCTGTCACCAGGAGAGGCCCTATTTCCAGAGCTGGCTGCTGGGTCCCCCTGACGCCGCTCCGGACTTCCCGGTCGCTGGGCCACCGTCTGCAGCCGCGGTGGCCTCAGCCTCTGCCGCTTACGGTCAGGACTCCAGTTCTGGCCAGAGCCCCGGGCATCTGGAGGCCCTCAGCGGCCGCCTGGGGCGGCGGAAAGGATCAGGACCCAAGAAAGAGCGAAAACGCACAGAGAGCATCAACAGCGCGTTTGCGGAGCTGCGTGAATGCATCCCTAACGTGCCGGCCGACACCAAGCTCTCCAAAATCAAGACTCTGCGCCTGGCCACCAGCTACATTGCATACCTGATGGATGTGCTGGCCAAGGACGCGCAGGCCGGCGACCCCGAGGCCTTCAAGGCAGAAATCAAGAAGGTTGATGGCGGTCGCGAGAGCAAGCGGAAAAGAGAGCTG catcatgaaggctttcctcctgccctgggcccaggcGAGAAGAGGATTAAAGGGCGCACAGGCTGGCCACAGCAAGTCTGGGCGCTGGAGTTAAACCAGTGA
- the HAND1 gene encoding heart- and neural crest derivatives-expressed protein 1 isoform X1 yields the protein MNIVGGYAHHHHHHHHAHPAHPVLHDPFLFGPASRCHQERPYFQSWLLGPPDAAPDFPVAGPPSAAAVASASAAYGQDSSSGQSPGHLEALSGRLGRRKGSGPKKERKRTESINSAFAELRECIPNVPADTKLSKIKTLRLATSYIAYLMDVLAKDAQAGDPEAFKAEIKKVDGGRESKRKRELQHHEGFPPALGPGEKRIKGRTGWPQQVWALELNQ from the exons ATGAACATCGTGGGCGGCTAcgcacaccaccaccaccaccaccaccacgcgCACCCCGCGCACCCCGTGCTCCACGACCCGTTCCTCTTCGGTCCGGCCTCGCGCTGTCACCAGGAGAGGCCCTATTTCCAGAGCTGGCTGCTGGGTCCCCCTGACGCCGCTCCGGACTTCCCGGTCGCTGGGCCACCGTCTGCAGCCGCGGTGGCCTCAGCCTCTGCCGCTTACGGTCAGGACTCCAGTTCTGGCCAGAGCCCCGGGCATCTGGAGGCCCTCAGCGGCCGCCTGGGGCGGCGGAAAGGATCAGGACCCAAGAAAGAGCGAAAACGCACAGAGAGCATCAACAGCGCGTTTGCGGAGCTGCGTGAATGCATCCCTAACGTGCCGGCCGACACCAAGCTCTCCAAAATCAAGACTCTGCGCCTGGCCACCAGCTACATTGCATACCTGATGGATGTGCTGGCCAAGGACGCGCAGGCCGGCGACCCCGAGGCCTTCAAGGCAGAAATCAAGAAGGTTGATGGCGGTCGCGAGAGCAAGCGGAAAAGAGAGCTG cagcatcatgaaggctttcctcctgccctgggcccaggcGAGAAGAGGATTAAAGGGCGCACAGGCTGGCCACAGCAAGTCTGGGCGCTGGAGTTAAACCAGTGA